The Micromonospora sp. WMMD961 genome has a segment encoding these proteins:
- a CDS encoding hemolysin family protein — translation MAVDPHPVMSTPPLLAAGATAGLPDLQLIVFAAGLVVLAGLIAMTEAALAAVSPARAAELARDGVRGARTLQAVAGDVVRHLNLLLLLRLLAELTATTLVALVAVDSFGAGWRAALVTAGAMTVVSFVVVGVAPRTIGRQHAYAVGRAVAPMVRWLGRALNPLASLLILIGNAVTPGRGFREGPFATQVELRELVDLAEQRGVVEHGERQMIHSVFALGDTIAREVMVPRTEMVWIEEGKTLAQALALFLRSGFSRIPVIGESVDDVLGVLYLKDLIRRSRGGDPQAEQLPVAELMRPATFVPESKPVDDLLSEMQAARNHLVIVVDEYGGTGGLVTIEDILEEIVGEITDEYDVERPPVERLADSSVRVTARLPVENLGEMFETDLPTDEVETVGGLLAQSLGRVPIPGAEAEVAGLRLVAEGTTGRRNRIDTVLVSRVEPGHDQDTAGRGEQGSAGRHEKDTAGRGEHTDPGDDTDNYRDDERQSADA, via the coding sequence CTGGCGGTCGACCCGCACCCAGTGATGTCCACTCCTCCGTTACTCGCGGCCGGTGCCACCGCCGGCCTACCCGACCTGCAGCTGATCGTCTTCGCGGCCGGCCTGGTGGTGTTGGCCGGTCTGATCGCGATGACCGAGGCGGCCCTCGCCGCCGTCTCGCCGGCCCGAGCCGCCGAGTTGGCCCGCGACGGTGTGCGTGGCGCCCGGACCCTCCAGGCCGTTGCCGGTGACGTCGTCCGGCACCTGAACCTGCTTCTGCTGTTGCGGCTGCTCGCCGAGCTGACCGCCACCACGCTGGTGGCGCTGGTCGCGGTGGACAGCTTCGGTGCCGGCTGGCGGGCCGCGCTGGTGACCGCCGGCGCGATGACCGTGGTCAGCTTCGTGGTGGTCGGCGTCGCGCCGCGCACCATCGGCCGGCAGCACGCGTACGCCGTGGGTCGGGCGGTCGCGCCGATGGTCCGCTGGCTGGGCCGGGCGCTCAACCCGCTCGCGTCGTTGCTGATCCTGATCGGCAACGCGGTCACCCCGGGGCGTGGCTTCCGGGAGGGGCCGTTCGCCACCCAGGTGGAGTTGCGGGAGCTGGTCGACCTGGCCGAGCAGCGCGGTGTGGTCGAGCACGGCGAGCGTCAGATGATCCACTCGGTCTTCGCGCTCGGCGACACCATCGCCCGCGAGGTGATGGTGCCGCGTACCGAGATGGTGTGGATCGAGGAGGGCAAGACGCTCGCGCAGGCGCTGGCGCTCTTCCTGCGCTCCGGCTTCTCCCGCATTCCGGTGATCGGCGAGAGTGTCGACGACGTGCTGGGTGTGCTCTACCTCAAGGATCTGATCCGCCGCTCCCGGGGCGGCGACCCGCAGGCCGAGCAGTTGCCGGTGGCCGAGTTGATGCGCCCGGCGACCTTCGTGCCGGAGTCCAAGCCGGTCGACGACCTGCTGTCGGAGATGCAGGCGGCCCGCAACCACCTGGTCATCGTCGTCGACGAGTACGGCGGCACCGGCGGTCTGGTCACCATCGAGGACATCCTGGAGGAAATCGTCGGTGAGATCACCGACGAGTACGATGTCGAACGCCCGCCCGTCGAACGTCTGGCGGACTCCTCGGTGCGGGTGACCGCCCGGCTGCCGGTGGAGAATCTGGGCGAGATGTTCGAGACCGATCTGCCCACCGACGAGGTGGAGACGGTCGGCGGCCTGCTCGCCCAGTCGCTGGGGCGGGTGCCGATCCCCGGTGCGGAGGCCGAGGTCGCCGGTCTCCGGTTGGTCGCCGAGGGCACCACCGGCCGGCGAAACCGGATCGACACCGTCCTGGTCAGCAGGGTCGAGCCGGGCCACGACCAGGACACCGCGGGGCGCGGCGAGCAGGGCAGCGCGGGGCGGCACGAGAAGGACACCGCGGGGCGCGGCGAGCACACCGACCCCGGGGACGACACGGACAACTACCGAGACGACGAGAGGCAATCCGCCGATGCCTGA
- the ybeY gene encoding rRNA maturation RNase YbeY, producing MSIEIANESGVDVDTDAVLAVARHALDEMGVNPLAELSVLLVDIEYMTELNHHWMGGDGPTDVLAFPMDEGSVDHGPGESAPAGGEPALLGDIVLCPEVAAKQAATAGHAPADELHLLTVHGVLHLLGYDHAEPEEEREMFGLQARLLASWRSTRTQ from the coding sequence TTGTCCATCGAGATCGCCAACGAGTCCGGTGTCGACGTCGACACCGACGCCGTGCTCGCCGTCGCCCGGCACGCCCTCGACGAGATGGGGGTCAACCCCCTCGCCGAGCTGTCCGTGCTGTTGGTCGACATCGAATACATGACCGAGCTGAACCACCACTGGATGGGTGGCGACGGCCCGACCGACGTGCTCGCCTTCCCCATGGACGAGGGCAGCGTCGACCACGGCCCGGGTGAGTCCGCGCCGGCCGGCGGCGAGCCCGCCCTGCTCGGCGACATCGTGCTGTGCCCCGAGGTCGCGGCCAAGCAGGCGGCGACCGCCGGGCACGCGCCCGCCGACGAGCTGCACCTGCTCACCGTGCACGGGGTGCTGCACCTGCTCGGTTACGACCACGCCGAGCCGGAGGAGGAGCGGGAGATGTTCGGGCTCCAGGCCCGACTGCTGGCCAGCTGGCGGTCGACCCGCACCCAGTGA
- a CDS encoding PhoH family protein gives MTGTPPPGPPRVQTRITVPDSKIMVNLLGAGDEILRLVERSVNSDVHVRGNEITITGDPADNALAERVFSELLELIEKGETLTTDAVRRTVGMLEQGSAERPAEVLTLNILSRRGRTIRPKTLGQKRYVDAIDSNTIVFGIGPAGTGKTYLAMAKAVQALQAKQVNRIILTRPAVEAGERLGFLPGTLNEKIDPYLRPLYDALHEMLDPETIPKLMAQGTIEVAPLAYMRGRTLSDAFIILDEAQNTTPEQMKMFLTRLGFNSKIVVTGDVTQVDLPGGTTSGLRVVREILENVEDVHFAQLSSSDVVRHRLVGEIVDAYARWDAERENQQAQGVHAVPGRPAQGGRAARRR, from the coding sequence ATGACCGGCACCCCACCTCCCGGCCCGCCCCGGGTGCAGACCAGGATCACCGTGCCCGACTCGAAGATCATGGTCAATCTGCTCGGCGCAGGCGACGAGATCCTCCGACTCGTCGAACGCTCGGTCAACAGTGACGTGCACGTTCGCGGCAACGAGATCACCATCACCGGTGACCCCGCGGACAACGCCCTCGCCGAGCGGGTCTTCAGTGAGCTGCTCGAACTCATCGAGAAAGGCGAGACCCTGACCACTGACGCCGTCCGGCGTACCGTCGGCATGCTCGAGCAGGGCAGCGCCGAGCGGCCCGCCGAGGTCCTGACGCTCAACATCCTCTCCCGTCGCGGGCGCACCATCCGACCCAAGACCCTCGGTCAGAAGCGCTACGTCGACGCGATCGACTCGAACACCATCGTCTTCGGCATCGGCCCGGCCGGCACCGGCAAGACCTACCTGGCGATGGCGAAGGCCGTCCAGGCGTTGCAGGCCAAGCAGGTCAACCGGATCATCCTGACCCGGCCGGCGGTCGAGGCGGGCGAGCGGTTGGGCTTCCTGCCCGGCACGCTCAACGAGAAGATCGACCCGTACCTGCGCCCGCTCTACGACGCGTTGCACGAGATGCTCGACCCGGAGACGATCCCGAAGCTGATGGCCCAGGGGACGATCGAGGTCGCGCCACTGGCGTACATGCGGGGCCGTACGCTCTCTGACGCGTTCATCATCCTGGACGAGGCGCAGAACACCACGCCCGAGCAGATGAAGATGTTCCTCACCCGGCTCGGCTTCAACTCCAAGATCGTCGTCACCGGTGACGTCACCCAGGTGGACCTTCCCGGCGGGACGACCAGCGGTCTGCGGGTGGTCCGCGAGATCCTGGAAAACGTCGAGGACGTGCACTTCGCCCAGTTGTCCAGCTCCGACGTGGTCCGCCACCGGCTGGTCGGGGAGATCGTCGACGCGTACGCCCGCTGGGACGCCGAGCGGGAGAACCAGCAGGCGCAGGGCGTCCATGCCGTGCCCGGGCGACCCGCCCAGGGCGGCCGGGCCGCCCGCCGCCGCTAA
- a CDS encoding serine hydrolase domain-containing protein, whose product MSEPDSRVHEHLGRLVRRVQADARVPAVSVALHRADRPLWSCTVGETGTDSPLTPDTQFRIGSVTKTFTATLILQCRDDGLLDLDDPVGRHLDLPAHGELTVRRLLSHTAGLQREPFGDVWDSLRAPDADQLVAELDRAERVLPAARRFHYSNLGMAVLGRLVVRLRGESWERALTERILTPLGLTDTTVAPRPTAATGFLVDAYSDEAHPEPPTDFGAVGPAAQLWSTATDMARWAAFLADPAALDPAGAVLATATLDEMRWPVTTTDETLWGAGFGLGLILIPQGERVMHVGHDGAMPGFLAGVYGRRGGDGTAGAMGAAVLGSSGTAAELFDLTHRLLGAAVEHDPADIEPWRPGAPAPAALRGVLGRWWGEGSEYVFSWHDGSLRARGTGDPAGRPPAIFVPLPDQPDVFRTASGREAGELLRLTRDEAGTVVRMHWATYRFTRHQETFDRYDFRAGR is encoded by the coding sequence GTGAGCGAGCCGGACAGTCGCGTGCACGAGCACCTGGGCCGACTCGTCCGGCGGGTGCAGGCCGACGCCCGGGTTCCGGCGGTGTCGGTGGCGCTGCACCGGGCCGACCGACCGCTCTGGAGCTGCACCGTCGGCGAGACCGGGACCGACAGCCCGTTGACGCCGGACACCCAGTTCCGGATCGGCTCGGTCACCAAGACCTTCACCGCGACGCTCATCCTGCAGTGCCGCGACGACGGGCTGCTGGATCTGGACGACCCGGTGGGTCGGCACCTGGACCTGCCCGCACACGGCGAACTGACCGTGCGTCGGTTGTTGTCGCACACCGCCGGCCTGCAACGCGAGCCGTTCGGCGACGTGTGGGACAGCCTGCGCGCCCCGGACGCCGACCAGTTGGTGGCAGAGCTGGACCGGGCCGAGCGGGTGTTGCCGGCGGCCCGCCGGTTCCACTACTCCAACCTGGGCATGGCCGTGCTCGGTCGACTGGTCGTCCGGCTGCGCGGCGAGAGCTGGGAGCGGGCGCTCACCGAACGGATCCTGACGCCGCTCGGGCTGACCGACACCACAGTGGCCCCCCGACCGACGGCGGCGACCGGGTTCCTGGTCGACGCGTACTCCGACGAGGCGCACCCCGAGCCGCCGACCGACTTCGGCGCTGTCGGCCCGGCCGCGCAGCTCTGGAGCACCGCTACCGACATGGCGCGCTGGGCGGCGTTCCTGGCCGACCCGGCGGCGCTGGACCCGGCCGGCGCGGTGCTCGCCACCGCGACGCTGGACGAGATGCGCTGGCCCGTGACCACCACCGACGAGACGCTCTGGGGCGCGGGCTTCGGTCTCGGGCTGATCCTGATCCCGCAGGGGGAACGGGTGATGCACGTGGGGCACGACGGGGCGATGCCCGGTTTCCTCGCCGGTGTGTACGGACGGAGGGGAGGCGACGGCACGGCCGGCGCGATGGGCGCCGCGGTGCTCGGCTCGTCCGGTACGGCAGCCGAGCTGTTCGACCTGACGCACCGGCTGCTCGGCGCGGCGGTCGAGCACGACCCGGCCGACATCGAGCCATGGCGGCCCGGGGCACCCGCGCCGGCGGCCCTGCGGGGCGTGCTCGGCCGCTGGTGGGGCGAGGGCTCCGAGTACGTCTTCTCCTGGCATGACGGCTCGCTGCGGGCGCGCGGGACCGGCGATCCGGCCGGCCGCCCGCCAGCGATCTTCGTGCCCCTACCGGACCAGCCGGACGTGTTCCGCACGGCATCCGGGCGGGAGGCCGGTGAGCTGCTGCGGCTGACCCGGGACGAGGCCGGCACGGTGGTCCGGATGCACTGGGCGACGTACCGGTTCACCCGCCACCAGGAGACGTTCGACCGGTACGACTTCCGGGCCGGGCGTTGA
- a CDS encoding histidine triad nucleotide-binding protein, with protein sequence MGSDCLFCRIVAGEIPATVVRETDTTLAFRDIDPKAPVHVLVIPKEHYADVATLAQGDPALAADVLATSAAVAEDEGLLGDGFRLMFNTGAYGGQEVFHVHAHLLGGAPLGPMLARDLA encoded by the coding sequence ATGGGATCCGACTGCCTGTTCTGCCGCATCGTCGCCGGGGAGATCCCGGCCACCGTGGTCCGGGAGACCGACACCACGCTCGCCTTCCGTGACATCGACCCGAAGGCGCCGGTGCACGTCCTGGTCATTCCGAAGGAGCACTACGCCGACGTCGCCACGCTCGCCCAGGGTGACCCCGCTCTGGCCGCCGACGTGCTGGCGACGTCCGCCGCCGTGGCCGAGGACGAGGGCCTGCTCGGCGACGGTTTCCGGTTGATGTTCAACACCGGCGCGTACGGTGGGCAGGAAGTGTTCCACGTGCACGCGCACCTGCTCGGTGGTGCGCCGCTCGGCCCGATGCTCGCCCGGGACCTCGCGTGA
- a CDS encoding SDR family oxidoreductase: MTDRAVLVTGASRGIGAAMAQAFAASGDRVAIHHRDSADAAEEVRARLPGAGHVVVRADLTDPDAVRAMVDRAAELLGGLDVLVNNAGTYGDRDDPHPIFGASYEHWQKRWRQVLETNLTGAGNVTWCAAQHMRERGGRIVNVSSRGAFRGEPDQPAYGASKAGLNALGQSLAVALAPYGIAVATVAPGFVATDMVTEHLRGEHGAAIRAQSPFDRVARPEEIAAAVHWLAAPQAEWASGTIVDLNGASYLRS, encoded by the coding sequence ATGACGGATCGGGCGGTACTGGTGACCGGAGCCTCGCGTGGGATCGGCGCTGCGATGGCGCAGGCGTTCGCGGCCAGCGGTGACCGGGTGGCGATCCACCACCGCGACTCCGCCGACGCGGCCGAGGAGGTACGCGCGCGCCTGCCCGGCGCCGGGCACGTGGTGGTGCGCGCGGACCTCACCGACCCGGACGCGGTCCGGGCCATGGTCGACCGGGCCGCCGAGCTGCTCGGAGGGTTGGACGTCCTGGTCAACAACGCCGGGACGTACGGCGACCGGGACGACCCGCACCCGATCTTCGGCGCCTCCTACGAGCACTGGCAGAAGCGCTGGCGGCAGGTGTTGGAGACCAACCTGACCGGTGCCGGCAACGTCACCTGGTGCGCTGCCCAGCACATGCGCGAGCGCGGCGGGCGGATCGTCAACGTCTCGTCCCGGGGTGCGTTCCGGGGGGAGCCGGACCAGCCGGCGTACGGCGCCAGCAAGGCGGGGCTGAACGCGCTGGGTCAGTCCCTCGCCGTGGCGCTCGCGCCGTACGGCATCGCGGTCGCCACCGTCGCGCCGGGTTTCGTGGCGACCGACATGGTGACCGAGCACCTGCGCGGTGAGCATGGCGCGGCGATCCGGGCACAGAGCCCGTTCGACCGGGTGGCCCGGCCGGAGGAGATCGCCGCCGCGGTGCACTGGCTGGCCGCACCACAGGCCGAGTGGGCCTCCGGCACCATTGTCGACCTCAACGGCGCCTCCTACCTGCGCAGCTGA
- the ppk2 gene encoding polyphosphate kinase 2: MADSALLDLTADYRVADGHDDDPVLLRPDGTAVDTWREDYPYDERLDRDEYDRDKRLLQIELLKLQDWIKESGERLVILFEGRDAAGKGGTIKRFMEHLNPRGASVVALAKPDEREAAQWYFQRWLAHLPAAGEVVLFDRSWYNRAGVERVMGFCSRKEYLEFLRQAPELERMLVRSGIRLVKFWFSVSQNEQRTRFAIRQVDPVRQWKLSPMDIASLDRWDEYTEAKEAMFFWTDTADAPWTVVKSNDKKRARLEAMRHVLHRFDYAGKDLAVVGTPDPQIIGNAGLDLGPEEEVVPVFPRP, from the coding sequence ATGGCCGACTCCGCGCTGCTGGACCTCACCGCCGACTACCGGGTGGCCGATGGCCACGACGACGACCCTGTCCTGCTCCGCCCCGACGGCACCGCCGTCGACACCTGGCGCGAGGACTACCCGTACGACGAGCGGCTGGACCGCGACGAGTACGACCGCGACAAGCGGCTGCTCCAGATCGAGCTGCTGAAACTCCAGGACTGGATCAAGGAGTCCGGCGAGCGGCTGGTGATCCTCTTCGAGGGCCGGGACGCGGCCGGCAAGGGCGGCACCATCAAACGCTTCATGGAGCACCTCAACCCGCGGGGCGCGTCGGTGGTGGCGCTCGCCAAGCCGGACGAGCGGGAAGCCGCCCAGTGGTACTTCCAGCGGTGGCTGGCGCACCTGCCGGCGGCCGGCGAGGTCGTGCTGTTCGATCGTTCCTGGTACAACCGGGCCGGCGTGGAGCGGGTGATGGGCTTCTGCAGCCGCAAGGAGTACCTGGAGTTCCTGCGCCAGGCCCCGGAGCTGGAACGGATGCTGGTGCGATCGGGCATCCGGCTGGTCAAGTTCTGGTTCTCCGTCTCCCAGAACGAGCAGCGCACCCGGTTCGCGATCCGTCAGGTCGACCCGGTCCGGCAGTGGAAGCTGTCTCCGATGGACATCGCCTCGCTCGACCGGTGGGACGAGTACACCGAGGCCAAGGAGGCGATGTTCTTCTGGACCGACACGGCCGATGCGCCGTGGACGGTGGTGAAGAGCAACGACAAGAAGCGGGCCCGGCTGGAGGCGATGCGGCACGTGCTGCACCGCTTCGACTACGCCGGCAAGGACCTCGCCGTGGTCGGCACACCGGACCCGCAGATCATCGGAAACGCTGGGCTGGACCTCGGGCCGGAGGAGGAGGTCGTGCCGGTGTTTCCGAGACCCTGA
- a CDS encoding 16S rRNA (uracil(1498)-N(3))-methyltransferase has translation MSAPLFLVEALPTGEALTLDGPEGHHAATVQRLRVGEELLLADGRGGTAAAVVTAVGRGSLEVTLTSRGYADAPVPRIVTVQGIAKGDRGELAVQAMTEVGVDEIVPWAASRSVTQWRGDRGVRAREKWVATAREAAKQARRPWLPVVAGAPDESTATVARRIAGAAAGFVLHEEADERLTTADLPSAGEIVLVVGPEGGIAPAELTAFREAGGRAVRLGPSVLRTSTAGVAALSVLAARLGRW, from the coding sequence GTGTCCGCACCGCTGTTCCTGGTCGAGGCGCTGCCCACCGGCGAGGCGCTGACCCTGGACGGCCCGGAGGGACACCACGCGGCCACCGTGCAGCGGCTGCGCGTCGGCGAGGAGTTGCTGCTCGCCGACGGTCGGGGCGGCACGGCCGCCGCCGTGGTCACCGCCGTCGGCCGGGGCAGCCTGGAGGTCACCCTCACCTCCCGGGGGTACGCGGACGCGCCGGTCCCCCGCATCGTCACCGTGCAGGGCATCGCGAAGGGCGACCGGGGCGAGTTGGCCGTGCAGGCGATGACCGAGGTCGGCGTCGACGAGATCGTGCCCTGGGCGGCGTCGCGATCGGTGACCCAGTGGCGCGGTGACCGGGGCGTACGGGCCCGGGAAAAGTGGGTGGCGACCGCCCGGGAGGCCGCCAAGCAGGCCCGCCGGCCGTGGCTGCCGGTGGTGGCCGGCGCGCCGGACGAGTCCACCGCCACGGTGGCCCGTCGGATCGCCGGCGCCGCTGCGGGGTTCGTGCTGCACGAGGAGGCCGACGAGCGGCTGACCACCGCCGACCTGCCCAGCGCCGGTGAGATCGTCCTGGTGGTCGGCCCCGAGGGCGGCATCGCCCCCGCCGAGCTGACCGCGTTCCGCGAGGCCGGCGGCCGGGCGGTGCGGCTCGGGCCGTCGGTCCTGCGTACCTCGACCGCCGGGGTGGCGGCGCTCAGCGTGCTCGCCGCCCGCCTCGGCCGCTGGTGA
- the dnaJ gene encoding molecular chaperone DnaJ, which yields MARDYYGILGVSREASDDEIKRAYRKLARQFHPDVNPDPEAQEKFKDINAAYEVLSDDRKRQIVDLGGDPLAPGGGGAGGPGGPGGAGPFVGFQDIMDAFFGGAGGSARGPRPRTRPGADAILRLELDLHETAFGVEAPITVDTAVLCTTCSGAGTAAGTHLATCEACAGRGEVQSVQRTFLGQVVSARPCTVCQGYGTTIPHPCPTCAGDGRVRTRRSLTVKIPAGVEDGMRIRLAQQGEVGPGGGTAGDLYVEIHERPHDVYSRKGDDLHCRVTVPMTAAALGTRLTIKTLDSEETVDVKAGTQPASTLRLRARGVPHLRGTGRGDLYVHLDVRTPTKLDPDQEKMLRDFAKTRGEEVAELSKQGGFFSRMRDAFNGHA from the coding sequence GTGGCCAGGGACTACTACGGCATTCTCGGTGTGAGCCGGGAAGCCTCCGATGACGAGATCAAGCGCGCCTACCGCAAGCTGGCGCGCCAGTTCCACCCGGACGTCAATCCGGACCCGGAGGCTCAGGAGAAGTTCAAGGACATCAACGCCGCGTACGAGGTCCTCTCGGACGACCGGAAGCGGCAGATCGTCGACCTGGGTGGCGACCCGCTCGCCCCGGGCGGCGGCGGTGCCGGAGGCCCCGGAGGGCCCGGTGGCGCCGGCCCGTTCGTCGGTTTCCAGGACATCATGGACGCCTTCTTCGGCGGTGCCGGGGGCAGCGCCCGTGGCCCGCGTCCGCGTACCCGCCCGGGCGCCGACGCGATCCTGCGACTCGAACTCGACCTGCACGAGACGGCGTTCGGCGTCGAGGCGCCGATCACCGTCGACACCGCCGTGCTCTGCACCACCTGTTCCGGCGCCGGCACGGCCGCCGGCACCCACCTGGCCACCTGCGAGGCGTGTGCCGGCCGGGGCGAGGTGCAGTCCGTGCAGCGCACCTTCCTCGGGCAGGTGGTCTCCGCCCGGCCGTGCACCGTGTGCCAGGGCTACGGCACCACCATCCCGCACCCGTGCCCCACCTGCGCCGGCGACGGCCGGGTCCGGACCCGCCGCTCGCTGACCGTCAAGATCCCGGCCGGCGTCGAGGACGGCATGCGGATCCGGCTGGCCCAGCAGGGCGAGGTCGGCCCGGGTGGCGGCACCGCCGGCGACCTCTACGTGGAGATCCACGAGCGGCCGCACGACGTCTACTCCCGCAAGGGTGACGACCTGCACTGCCGGGTCACCGTGCCGATGACCGCGGCGGCACTGGGCACCCGGCTGACCATCAAGACCCTGGACAGCGAGGAGACCGTCGACGTCAAGGCCGGCACCCAGCCGGCCAGCACGCTGCGACTGCGTGCCCGGGGCGTACCGCACCTGCGCGGCACCGGCCGGGGTGACCTCTACGTGCACCTGGACGTGCGGACCCCGACCAAGCTCGACCCGGACCAGGAGAAGATGCTGCGCGACTTCGCCAAGACCCGTGGCGAGGAGGTCGCCGAGCTGTCCAAGCAGGGCGGCTTCTTCTCCCGGATGCGCGACGCGTTCAACGGGCACGCCTGA
- the hrcA gene encoding heat-inducible transcriptional repressor HrcA, whose translation MGLDDRKLAVLRAIVEDYVSTQEPVGSKALVERHQLGVSPATVRNDMAVLEEEGYIRQPHTSAGRVPTDRGYRLFVDRLSRVKPLSPAERRAIERFLVGAVDLDDVVHRTVRLLAQLTRQVAVVQYPSLARSSVRHLELVPISTTRLMLVMIADTGRVEQRLVELPGPVSADDVTDLRRLINEKLAGARLSETPPLVQALVEEAPTELRPTMTTLATVLLETLVERHEERIALAGTANLTRGGLLDFQGSLRPILEALEEEVVLLKLIGETEPSTTRVLIGDENEFDNLRAASVVSTGYGPGATILGGLGVLGPTRMDYPGNIATVRAVARYVGELLAQN comes from the coding sequence ATGGGTCTCGACGACCGGAAACTCGCCGTGCTCCGCGCGATCGTCGAGGACTACGTCTCCACCCAGGAGCCGGTCGGCAGCAAGGCGCTCGTCGAGCGGCACCAGCTCGGCGTCTCCCCGGCCACGGTCCGCAACGACATGGCCGTGCTGGAGGAAGAGGGCTACATCCGGCAGCCGCACACCAGTGCCGGCCGGGTGCCCACCGACCGTGGCTACCGACTCTTCGTCGACCGGTTGTCCCGGGTCAAGCCGCTCAGCCCGGCCGAGCGTCGGGCCATCGAGCGCTTCCTGGTCGGCGCGGTCGACCTCGACGACGTGGTGCACCGCACGGTGCGGCTGCTCGCCCAGCTGACGCGGCAGGTGGCGGTCGTGCAGTACCCGAGCCTGGCCCGCTCCTCGGTGCGGCACCTGGAGCTGGTGCCGATCTCCACCACCCGGCTGATGCTCGTCATGATCGCCGATACCGGCCGGGTGGAGCAGCGACTCGTGGAACTGCCCGGGCCGGTGTCCGCCGACGACGTCACCGACCTGCGCCGACTGATCAACGAGAAGCTCGCCGGCGCCCGGCTGTCCGAGACGCCACCGCTGGTGCAGGCGTTGGTCGAGGAAGCGCCGACCGAGCTGCGTCCGACGATGACGACGCTCGCCACCGTCCTGCTGGAGACGCTTGTCGAGCGACACGAGGAACGGATCGCGCTCGCCGGCACCGCGAACCTCACCCGGGGCGGCCTGCTCGACTTCCAGGGCTCCCTGCGGCCCATCCTCGAGGCCCTGGAGGAGGAGGTCGTGCTGCTCAAGCTCATCGGTGAGACCGAGCCGAGCACGACCCGGGTGCTGATCGGCGACGAGAACGAGTTCGACAACCTGCGCGCCGCCTCCGTGGTCAGCACCGGGTACGGCCCGGGCGCCACCATCCTGGGCGGCCTGGGGGTGCTGGGCCCCACCCGGATGGACTACCCCGGCAACATCGCCACGGTGCGCGCCGTGGCACGCTACGTGGGCGAGTTGCTGGCCCAGAACTGA
- a CDS encoding DUF4870 domain-containing protein — MTEPPRPPGAGDPGNYPPEPTSPGSPPSAEPPTAPLSGAPGPGGYPPPGGYPPPTGDQPPSGGYPPAGGYPPPGGYPPPGGYPTGGAYGGPGGGYANNEDKTWALVAHFGGAAGMIISGGVLGWIAPLVAMLVRGNQSPTVRTHAVAALNFQLIWSIVGLIGWVLSCILIGFIGVIAAVVLGAVFGILAGIKANEGQFYRYPLSASFIK, encoded by the coding sequence ATGACTGAACCTCCTCGCCCTCCCGGCGCGGGTGACCCCGGCAACTACCCGCCGGAGCCGACCTCCCCGGGTTCGCCCCCGTCGGCCGAGCCACCCACCGCACCACTGTCCGGGGCACCCGGCCCGGGCGGCTATCCCCCGCCCGGTGGCTATCCGCCGCCCACCGGTGACCAACCGCCGTCAGGTGGCTACCCTCCGGCGGGAGGCTACCCCCCGCCCGGCGGCTATCCCCCGCCCGGCGGCTACCCGACCGGTGGCGCGTACGGCGGCCCCGGCGGCGGCTACGCCAACAACGAGGACAAGACCTGGGCGCTGGTCGCGCACTTCGGCGGCGCCGCCGGCATGATCATCAGCGGCGGCGTGCTCGGCTGGATCGCCCCGCTGGTGGCGATGCTGGTCCGCGGCAACCAGTCCCCGACCGTGCGGACGCACGCCGTGGCGGCACTCAACTTCCAGCTCATCTGGTCGATCGTCGGCCTGATCGGCTGGGTGCTGTCCTGCATCCTGATCGGCTTCATCGGGGTCATCGCGGCTGTCGTCCTCGGCGCCGTGTTCGGCATCCTGGCTGGGATCAAGGCCAACGAGGGGCAGTTCTACCGCTACCCGCTCTCCGCGAGCTTCATCAAGTGA